A portion of the Juglans microcarpa x Juglans regia isolate MS1-56 chromosome 1D, Jm3101_v1.0, whole genome shotgun sequence genome contains these proteins:
- the LOC121248185 gene encoding prostatic spermine-binding protein-like — MPSRMAVFFAFNVLIIAIFLITSFNINNPSTEDLDRLIFSFPHIHEDPELRAQDHDHREATTWADYDDDHHHDHMSDIDDSDECHGYDGYDEDNDDDSSDDDDLDSEDDHDDRDLEMRSDEFIARNYMQRRRDELIYWRSFIQEPNLGQLVS, encoded by the coding sequence ATGCCTAGTCGCATGGCCGTGTTTTTCGCGTTTAACGTTCTCATTATTGCAATCTTTCTTATCACGAgctttaatattaataatccaTCAACGGAAGATCTCGATCGGTTGATCttttctttccctcatataCATGAAGATCCAGAACTCCGGGCACAAGATCATGATCATCGTGAAGCAACGACGTGGGCAgattatgatgatgatcatcatcatgatcacaTGAGTGATATTGATGACAGCGATGAATGTCATGGTTATGATGGTTATGACGAAGATAACGATGACGATAGTAGCGATGACGATGATCTTGATAGTgaagatgatcatgatgatcggGATTTGGAGATGAGAAGTGATGAATTCATAGCCAGGAACTATATGCAACGCAGAAGGGACGAGTTGATTTACTGGAGGTCTTTTATACAAGAACCCAACCTCGGCCAGCTAGTTAGCTAG